GAGTGAACCAAACGGTGAAAGCAGATTCTGATTCCATTCCAATTGCGTACGAAAAAAATCCGAATATCGATTATATCCCCAAAAAAGTTTGGTTTAAGGCATCCAAAGTTCTCACTGATGGTGAAAACGATTACACCGCCAAACACATATTTATTGTTACCGGCACAAGACCAAAAATTCCAAACATACAAGGATTGGAAAATACACCCTATTGGACTTCTAGAGAAGCACTCTCCCCTGCTAATTTTCCAAAATCATTACTCATTATAGGAGCAGGTTTTATCTCACTGGAACTCGGTGCTGCTTACCAAGCCTACGGGTGCCAAGTAACAGGGATCACACGAGGGGAAATCCTACGGCTTGTCGATGGTGATATCAAAACAGAATTAGGTAAACACCTTCCCTTTCCAATCCACACTCACTTTCAATTCGAATCGGTGTCCTACCAAAACAACAAATTCATCGTCAGTGGAAAAACGAATGATGGAAAATTTGCCCAATTCGAATCAGACGAACTCTTAGTTGCCACAGGTATCAAACCAAATACAGATGAATTACACTTAGAAAATACAAACATAAAAGTGAATGAAGAAGGTTTTATCCAGGTGGATGATACCTTACAAACTGAGGAACCAGGAGTGTATGCTTTTGGTGATGTGATTGGAAGGTATTTTTTCCGGCATAGCGCTAATTTTGAAGGGGAATATCTATTTGATCATCTATTTGGTAACAAAAAAGGCAAACCCATTGTTTACCCACCCATCCCTGAAGCCATTTTTACAAACCCACAAATTGCAAGTGTGGGCAAAACGGAAGAAACATTGATCAAAGAAGGCATCTCGTATTACAAAGGAATCAATCCTTACTCTTCCAGTGCGACGGGTATGGCTAGATTATCCCATTTAGGTTTTGTGAAGGTTTTAGTATCTAAGGAAACCGAACAGGTACTAGGGGCCCATATCATTGGAGAAGAAGCATCCAATCTCATCCACCAAATACTAATGGGAATGTATTTAAATGCCAAACTCGATGATTATTTAGGAATGGTTTATATCCATCCAGCCATTTCAGAAATCACAAGAAATGCATTTCGTAAAGTTCGCGACCAAAAATTGAAAGAGGGAAAATCGTGAAAAAATTTTTATTCAATCGTTTTGATAAGGATACCCTTAAGAAAAAAGTTTTGTTAGATACTAGAGAAAGAAGGGTCATTTCGTTTTATCGTTATGTTAAAATTGAAAACCCATTGGAATTTCGGAATTTACTCTATGATTCTTTTGAAGACTTAGGAATTCTCGGCAGAATTTATTTAGCAAATGAAGGAATTAATGCACAATTTTCAATTCCAATTGAGAATGTCGACAAGTTACGTTCCTTTGTTGACTCAGTTCCAGAACTAAAGAATATCTATTTTAATGATGCAGTGGAAGATAAGAAGGAAAGTTTTATCAAACTTGCAATCAAGGTCAGAAAAAAAATAGTCGCTGATGGATTAGATGATTCTCAGTTTGATCCATCCAATGTAGGAACTCATCTCTCACCTCTTGAATTTCATAAAGCAATGGAGGAAGAAGGAGTCATCGTCGTTGACCTCCGAAACAATTATGAATCAGAAGTGGGTCATTTCGAAAATGCAATTTTACCAGATGTCGGAACCTTCCGAGAAGAATTACCTTTGGTAGAAAAAATTCTAGAAAATGACAAAGATAAAAAGATATTACTCTATTGTACAGGCGGAATCCGATGCGAAAAAGCAAGCGCTTATTTGAAATACAAAGGTTTTGAAAAGGTCCATCAGTTACGCGGAGGAATCATCAATTATGCAAAAGTTGTGCATGACAATGGGTTACAATCAAAATTCAAAGGGAAAAACTTTGTGTTTGATGACCGATTGGGCGAAAGGATTACGGATGATGTTTTAACGGTTTGTTATACCTGTGGCAAACCATCTGACCGTCACACTAACTGTGCCAATTTAGGATGCCATGTTCTCATCGTTCAATGTGAATCTTGTTCTGAATCTTTACTTGGTTGTTGTTCAGAAGAATGCAAACAGATTGTATCTCTTCCAGAAGAGGAACAAAAAAAACTAAGACAAGAACAGAGAAAACAGCACAAATACCCAACACACCACCTAACAAGAAAACTAGTAGGAAAATAAATGAATCCATTTGCGATTGAACTCAACGGACTTGAAAAAACATATAAAAATGGTGTCAAAGCACTTCGGTCGATCGATTTAAAAGTTGAAACTGGAGATTTTTTTGCTCTGCTCGGACCCAATGGTGCAGGAAAGTCTACGACCATCGGAATCTTAAGTTCCTTGGTGAACAAAACAAACGGCAAAGTGAAAATCTTTGGAGTGGATATTGATGAAAATCCAAATCTTGCTAAAACATTCATCGGAATTGTCCCTCAAGAATTCAATTTTGGAATCTTTGAAGCAGTAGAGCAAATCCTCATCAACCAAGCAGGTTTTTATGGTATGCCACTAAAAGAAGCCAAAGACAAAGTAAAGTATTATCTGGACAAACTTTCACTTTATGACAAACGTAAATCTGCCGCAGGGACTTTAAGTGGTGGTATGAAACGTAGGTTAATGATTGCAAGAGCTCTCATTCACGATCCAAAATTACTCATTTTAGATGAACCAACAGCAGGTGTGGACATTGAAATCAGAAGGTCAATGTGGGATTTTTTAAAAGAACTCAACAAAGAGGGAAAAACAATCATCCTTACTACACATTATTTGGAAGAAGCAGAATCCCTCTGTAAAAATATAGCAATCATTGATAAGGGAGAAATTGTCGAAAATACATCGATGAAAAAACTCTTACAAAGATTAGACAAAGAAACCTTTATCATCGATTTAAAAAAATCATTCAAAACAAAACCAGGCTCTAAACGCTTCAACTGGATTTGGTTAGACGACCATAGCTTAGAAGTTCAATTGGACAAAAAAGCCTCTGTCAATGATCTATTTGCGGAACTTACGAAACAGAAGATGGAAGTTTTAAGTTTGCGGAACAAATCGAATCGATTAGAAGAATTGTTTTTATCACTTACAGGAAAGAACTAATCATGTGGAAAGAAAACTTAACCGCGCTTAAGACCATCGTTCGAAGGGAATGGATTCGTATCATCAGAATCTGGGTCCAAACCTTAATCCCACCCGTGATCACAATGGCACTTTATTTCCTTATTTTTGGAGAACTTGTTGGCCGACAAATTGGCAAAATTGGAAATTTTACCTATATCGAATTCATTGTTCCTGGACTTATCATGATGAGTGTCATTACCAATTCCTATAACAATGTTGT
The nucleotide sequence above comes from Leptospira levettii. Encoded proteins:
- a CDS encoding dihydrolipoyl dehydrogenase; translation: MKEYDILVVGAGAGTKLVTPPSLIGKRVVVFEKETPGGTCLNRGCIPSKMIIYPSELVRLREEGERFGINFPKPTTVPVESIFQRVNQTVKADSDSIPIAYEKNPNIDYIPKKVWFKASKVLTDGENDYTAKHIFIVTGTRPKIPNIQGLENTPYWTSREALSPANFPKSLLIIGAGFISLELGAAYQAYGCQVTGITRGEILRLVDGDIKTELGKHLPFPIHTHFQFESVSYQNNKFIVSGKTNDGKFAQFESDELLVATGIKPNTDELHLENTNIKVNEEGFIQVDDTLQTEEPGVYAFGDVIGRYFFRHSANFEGEYLFDHLFGNKKGKPIVYPPIPEAIFTNPQIASVGKTEETLIKEGISYYKGINPYSSSATGMARLSHLGFVKVLVSKETEQVLGAHIIGEEASNLIHQILMGMYLNAKLDDYLGMVYIHPAISEITRNAFRKVRDQKLKEGKS
- a CDS encoding rhodanese-related sulfurtransferase; its protein translation is MKKFLFNRFDKDTLKKKVLLDTRERRVISFYRYVKIENPLEFRNLLYDSFEDLGILGRIYLANEGINAQFSIPIENVDKLRSFVDSVPELKNIYFNDAVEDKKESFIKLAIKVRKKIVADGLDDSQFDPSNVGTHLSPLEFHKAMEEEGVIVVDLRNNYESEVGHFENAILPDVGTFREELPLVEKILENDKDKKILLYCTGGIRCEKASAYLKYKGFEKVHQLRGGIINYAKVVHDNGLQSKFKGKNFVFDDRLGERITDDVLTVCYTCGKPSDRHTNCANLGCHVLIVQCESCSESLLGCCSEECKQIVSLPEEEQKKLRQEQRKQHKYPTHHLTRKLVGK
- a CDS encoding ABC transporter ATP-binding protein; its protein translation is MNPFAIELNGLEKTYKNGVKALRSIDLKVETGDFFALLGPNGAGKSTTIGILSSLVNKTNGKVKIFGVDIDENPNLAKTFIGIVPQEFNFGIFEAVEQILINQAGFYGMPLKEAKDKVKYYLDKLSLYDKRKSAAGTLSGGMKRRLMIARALIHDPKLLILDEPTAGVDIEIRRSMWDFLKELNKEGKTIILTTHYLEEAESLCKNIAIIDKGEIVENTSMKKLLQRLDKETFIIDLKKSFKTKPGSKRFNWIWLDDHSLEVQLDKKASVNDLFAELTKQKMEVLSLRNKSNRLEELFLSLTGKN